From Oreochromis niloticus isolate F11D_XX linkage group LG15, O_niloticus_UMD_NMBU, whole genome shotgun sequence:
CTCTGCGCCTCACTTGCGGACTCCTCACAGGCATTTTTGCATGATGTCAAAATGTCTGGATTGCAGTGTGGCTCGTAGCTGCCGTTTTTTGTAAAAGTGGGCAGGGCGGCGTCCGTTGAGACACCCAGAGGCCCCCAGCCTTTCGCTGTGCTGTGGAGGAGCTGCTTTAGATGTCCCAGCATGCACTGCAGACAGGTGTGCTCATGTTGTTAACGAGGTCCCGGTCTGTTTTAGAGTCCGGTGTGAGAAACGTAGCGTGGgcccacacacatgcactcaatgttctctggcacacacacacacacagtcacacggACACTTATACACTGAAAATACACACGCACATAAGGAAGCACTAGTTGATTCAGAATGAGAGGACGGCTGTTAAAGTGCAGTATCTACATGTAACTCAAAATCAAGAGACCATCACCATCTCCACCTCTGTGTTTCCCTGATAACTGACAGCTGTGGTTGCCCCCCTCTGCCCTGGGTAGAGGAGCTGCAGTAGTCCCTACTGGCCAGAAGGTGATATAGCAGACAGTGTTGAGAACCATCtggtttctgtgcattttttgttttttttggaacAAATATCATCATGCGGATGCAGTCTCAAAATGAGAACGCCTCCTGATGAGAAAGATCGGATGCATCACACAGATGTGGAGCCAGtcgtctgtttttctttctgaacTTGTGCGGAGGGAAAAGTTGAATGACGCGTcgctaaacaaaaataaagctggAGTGGAGTCGCCACTGCCAGCCAGTACCTCTGAGTGGTCAAATCTCCTTACAGCAGAAAGCAACAAAAAGCATTTCCATGTGCAATTTGTTTCAGTGAAAAACAGGCAATGTCCAATATTTGCAACAAGCTCTCTTCCATATTTCATACTAGACAAAACGTTGTcttgaaaaaaatacaaaaaaagtgtttacaAATTTACATTGTGCAGTGCTGCATATGCATAACACCTCTCACAGTCATCGGATCTGGACTGCGATACAACTTGACACAAAGTGTCCAGACaaaaaggtcttttttttttttaagaaaacaaagatttgaTCAAGCAGAAGAGGGTTGGGGAGTTGCACATGGCGAGTGAGTGAAGTGAAGCACTAACAGTAACTGCTCCCTCATGCCAAAGGCCATGCCAGGAGAGTCAGGTCCAAGCTGGAGGAGGGGAGCTGCCAAGGACAAGACCCTCCTCCAGAAAGCTGAAGAGCAAGTGAGTCTTTGGGTTCTTGGGTAATTGGTAAATCTTTAGGAATGACTTCAAGGAaaactctccctctctctgtgagGGTTTAGATTGGGATCAAGGTTTGTggtttgttaattatttttccttttttccttgaCAGACTCTTTTGGTTTGTGGAAAGGCTTTGGAAATGGTGTGTGAATCTCTACAACGTGAACAttgaaaacacaccaacaatTAACAGGGGCACTTATGATTTCTGGAGGTCCCCAACATCTAAAGGCATGCTAGATGGGTAGAAAGATAGCAGGCGCACAGAGGAACTAAATACTTTACTGCAGTAACAGGCAATGCCCCAAATAACGGGCATTAAGGACCGGCACTGTGTGACAAGGAGACAAATTCGAGACGTAGAATGGCGTCCATTCTTACAGCTTACTGCCTCGTAAGTAAATTAGATTCATATTTGGGACAAAAGGTTTACAAAGAAGAGAGtgcaaaggaggaggagaacagTCTGTGATAGGTCCGTGTTATTGTAGAAAAGAAAATTGAGGGTTGCTATGGGAGCCTTGAGGTTTTGGTATTCGAGGCATGCTGCTGTGCTCTACTCCTCCATACACATGGGAAGGTTGACAAAAGTGAAGACGTTGTATTCTATCATGATAGAGAAGCAGAGGAAAACGGCATACAGGACGAGGACGTACACGCCCAGCTTCAAATCCAGCCGCCACTTGTTCAAGTGTATCCCCAGCACCTGtgcgcacacacaaaaaacatcaaaaggCTTGTTACTGAATCCTGAGCATGAGAAAAaggatttcaaactcaattTCTCTACCAGATAAAATGAAATTTATCATTTATGTAGCGGCATTATCTGTTTAGACAACCAATTAAGCAACTTTCACAGACAGcaagttttatgtatttttttgctGGCACTACAGTAAAGAAACAATCTAGATCGCCTACACCTGATCAGTGTTTAAAGTTCACCATTAAGCAAATAGAGCTCTAGTTTCCACTCTTTCCTTTGTTTACTCACTGCAACGATTTCCACTCATGATTATGTATTTGTTTACATGTGCATGTTGAGGATTACTAATATAAAATGTGCTAAAATGGAAAAAGGACACACCCCCCAACAGCCAGAACGCTGCTGTGCACAATCAAGTGATACTGCTACAGAAAATCTATATGAAGGGGGACCACGCACACATTTTGTAATAACTACAGTTTGTAGAAGTAATATTTGTTTACCACTGACTGTGTGGGGACTCATGTATATTTGATGTCACACTGTGAAATTTATGAATGTGTCTGACTGGAGCTCAGAATTTTCAAAGGATATCACATTTCAGTTTATTGCCAAATGCAGCACAGGGTTATCACATTGTCTACATTATATAATTCTAAATATTGAATGAACCGATTATTACAGAACAGAGACAACATTAACCAAAGTGTCATCTTAATTCTGTAAtattacttcagttttatttaaaacatacaCAGCAATTAACTATATCATCTTTCTGGAAGAGAGGAGCGTGTGAACAACATGCAAGCATTTTATTCTCACCGTGAGGGCCACAGAGCCCAGGAGAAGCACCACCGAGTAAAGCAGCCCCCGACTGTTAATCAtcacctgaaacacaaagaagacTCATCTGCACGATTCATCTGGATTTTGGTGGTTTCACATATTTAATAGCACAGAAACGATCAAGTACAAACTGTTGTAGAGCAAACTAGCCTCTCACCACTGATCCATAGCTAACACACATGGTCTGCATCGCCCAGGGAACCCCAAGTCCCACTAGAATATCAAAGACATTACTGCCAATGGTATTGGACACTGCCATGTCTCCCAAACCTGCAAGAAAAGAGAGACcaaacaaagttttttaaaaacttaagTTTCCTCTTCTAGACTTTTGGGTCAAATAAAAACGCTTCACTTCCAACGATTCTGCTGTTCTGTAGCTTCTGGTATTCACGAGGGCCCTAACCTTATTCAGCGGGGAAAGCAGTGACGCATGCCTGCACCGTAACATCTATAAACAGCGCTGTACTATTTCCTCTTGTTCCTGTGATCTTGAGCACTTCTCcacttggaaaaacaaaaaaaaccttgtgTCTATGTACAAAAGACAACTGACAGCTTTGAACATATACTGCACTagtttctttaaagaaaaaaaaaaagaaaagaaaaaaaaagcagcatttgCAGCTTCGCATTTCTAAATTCACGCCTGTATGCATGCAACACATACAGCTTCCATCTGTGGGTTTAATACAATTCTACATGTAAATAGATGACATCCTTTTCGCAAGAAAGGTGGGACATATTAAACATCAATGTAAAAGCTGAATGTTAAAGATGTTATATTTACAGAAGTGTCAATTATCTATCTgagcaacatgttttttaaaaagttgagaAGGAAGGGCAACAACACTGGAAAAGTTGCTCATGGGGTTGTGTGTTTGAACAAACCACAAATAAATCAGAGGCAAGACTGGGCCCTTAAGTCCAGATGGGGATGGATTCATCATTGTGACAGAATGCAAGGGCAAATATTTCaatttaacaataacatttcacaacaacaaaaaatgcaaagaatTTAGAGCTTTCATCAAAAACTCTACAATGGAAAGAACAAATCGACGATCCAGAACCCTGATGCTTTCTCTGAGAGGTGAGATGAGGTCATGTAGCACGGTGGTTTTGATGCATGTTGCTAGCATACGCTTATTCAAATTTTCTTGTATGTTCAATATACTGTCATGGTAAAAAGTCCTCTTTAGGTCTTAAAATTAGGTAAAAGCAACCAACAATGCACAGtcatttttaacaaaaacaaatgaagaagCAGAATTCGGAAAAACTTTACAAGTCTTTACagcattgcttcagttcattgaggtttccAGGCATTCATAGATGAACAGCATTTCAATAAGGCTGATGTCTAGACTGAGTCATTTTTGTAGATTTGTGATCACTTTGTTACATACTTCACTGTACACTGTTCCACAGATTGCCTCATATGCTACTCTAGAATCATTTGGGCACCTTGTAGTAATCAAGTTGAACATATACTGCTCTGTATACCAGAGGACTGTTCTACAAAGCAATTCAAAAAATACTCGGGCAATCTTTCCATTATCCTCACAGCCAAACTTGGGGTAAGTTAATCAAGATAAGTTGTCATGGTTACAGGGTTTTCACTGTACATTCACATGAGAGGGGTGGCACTGGCAACATCAATTACAATTATGGCTAAGTGTAATGCAGACAGAGCAGCTGCTTTTAGGATTGGAAAAGAGCCCTTATATGAATAAACTTGAGCCCATTTAAAAACCACAGAAGAGGTGAAAATACCTTGCCGAGCCACGATGAGACTAGCTATGCAGTCTGGGACGCTGGTTCCTGCCGCCAAGAAAGTAATGCCCATGATAACATCAGGAATTCCCAAAGTGTAGCCGATTATGGTCACCTGAAAGTATACGTGGGAGGCAGTGCTCAACAAATGGCAACACAAAGCAagacaaaactttatttaaatgttctttTGATGAAAAATATGTTAAGCCATAGTATGAATCTTCACAGTCCGTTCAACATTGTTAGGAATGATTTCAGTTGACTGTGCTGTTGCTTATATGGTAGTTTGAGACACGGCAAGAACAGTTAAGCAAACACTACTGGTTATATTAACTTTTAGCCTCTTTAAAAtctatacataaaaaaatatcagCTCCCCAAATGAAACCAGAGCATCATCTTGTATCTAGGTTCCTTGGATTGCAAGTGTTAGCTTGCTCCTGACCAAGCTAGCTACAGGCCATTCCAAGCTAGCATGTAAGGGCAGTCCAAGATATTTTTAGGTTAACTCGTGCATTTCAGTCTTTGTACTTGTTCAGTTTggtctttttaaatataaattacatgGGTAAAATGCAACTCCAAGGCCCTCTCTTttcaaatacaatttaaaatgccTTTATTCTCATAGCATAGTTGTGTTGTATTAAAAAGAGGTGACAGCAGTCTTAACCAAATGGAAACCTTTTGAATTTATAAATTGCAGGCTACTAAATGCCTCAGCTTAAAACAggactttaaaaaaagtaaattaattAACCTTATTTGCTTTTGTAGGTGCCTTCATGTTTGCAATTTATGCTGCTGTGGTTCATCAGATTTCATTTGGACTGGATTTGGAGAATGTTTTGGGCGTAAGTGTTCCTCTTTAGAAACAGCTGAACATTACATGAATACTTAACATTAAGGTTTCACTACTGATACATAAATCTTATAAACTTAGTTTTTCTGCAGTCTAATGTCTTGTCTTAGTGTCATGGTTTTACATCTGCGTGGCACACACAATGATAGTAAAGGTAGTTCTGATTCTGAATTTGCACAAGCAGATAGCCAAATAAGTTACCTTATATGCTTTACTTTATTAAAACCTTTAGTTAAACCCctggtttgtgttttattttcatatttgtatGATTGAATCGTCATTGCAGTCGACCCTCTTATAGCccagaaaatgttttcttacaACGATGTGCACCTGAAACCATATTCAGGTGGCAGAAAACATTTACATAGTAAACCTTCATGATAAATTGCTGTCAGTTATTTGAAGACCTGAAGGactgtgcattttatttgcccaCAGCAATACAAATTCCACTTTCAATTACATAAAACACAGTTTACACCAATTTTCACTTTTCTGCTTTCATATTTAATAGTCTGggttttttaatcaaataattACTTCAGCAGCAGTCAagcaaaattaaaatgtttcactTCGTGCTTTGCAAATTCCTGATTTAAATGACTAATGCTACTGTATGATCTTTGGCACACAAATATTACACTCACCATCCAGACCATAAAGTAGGAGAAGACTGCAATCCAGACAGTAGACAGGATGAAAGAGAGCATGAAGTATTTCTCCCAGCGAGGCTTGGCACAGTTTGGGACGGTaaagaacagcagcaggagcagaggCCACGACATCAGCCACTTCAACTTACTGCCTATACCCCCTGCAGTGAAACAACAGCAAGAGATCAAGATTGTCCATTTATTTTCGCCAGGCttaatttataaaaaaataaaaataattattagctTTAGCATCACAtgccaacaaaaacaaatcagttccgtttaatgtttttttccattgtttacaCCTTTTGGTGAATTCGGTCATTTTTTCGCTTTGACCTTCAAATTACTTGTGGTATACTTATAAATACACATCACTTACAGCGTTATATGaaaaacaggctctgtgttacATGTCTGCAACTGCAAATTATTCAGCTTAAGGTCACACTGAAAATAACTGTCTAAACTGTAGCTCCATTTGTGTTCAGTTCCTCTTTGGTTTTACTAGTGAAGACGAACATGTTGCCTCATCTGTCATTTACCACAAACACTGAAAGCATCAAGCTTCattgcttttttaaatgaagctttCATACTGACAGAGCACTCTATTTTGAGGAAAAAGGTTTCAGTGTGCCTTAAAGCACCAAAAACTTTACTCTTCCATGTCATTTATAACCTAACAAGATGCAACACCAATTCCACCCACTTAGATTTGTCTGTTTCATGATAAATCAGGATAATCAGATTCAGTCTTTTCACATGAGCAGGCACTGACTGATAAAAGGGCAGCCCTGCTTAGAGATGTCAAAGAGGATAATCATTAGTTGGTATACAAGAACCTACCGCCCAATTTAAGCAAGGACATCAATAACTGCCGAAGCAGAAATAAATTCTTAAGCAGATTGAGCAGCTCCATCCAACTAAGCATTCCTCTGAGCACTAATAGCACCtctagtttttaaaaatctataccTACAGGAGGATGCAAAGCAAGTTTTGAAATATGACTGGCATGTCCCCAATTACACATGTTCATCAGGGAAATGCATCAAGCACGTACTTGGAATATGAAAAGGTGAGATGGTGTCATTTTCCTCCACCTCGCTGGGTTTGTCCTCTGGCACGTTTCCATTCTCGATTTCAACCTTCCCGTCGATCACTTGCGTCTCCACACCATTGGCAGCTTGCATCAACTTCTGGCGCtttcaaaagaaacaaactaagtCAAAGAGCACATGAGCGAACATGCTACTACTTCTGCTTTTAAAATGGATTTTGCTCCTCTAGTTGTACAATGAAATTATATAAGTGTATGATGACATAAAACCCTTCAGGGCTTCTTAGAAACACAAAGCTGAAAATAGTTCCCACCTTTAACCTGTAAAAGGAAGCTAAATCTAGTTACTGGAGCACCAACGGCAAGCTGTACCTCTGTAATGATGAGGCGACTGGCCATGCGCAGGCGGGTCTTGGGTCCAAAATGGCTGGTCACCATGACACGGAGGCCAGCCTCTGGGAACCTGAACTTTGAAGGGCTTGCATTCATGATCTCATCCACCATCACCACAGAGCCACGGCTGTAAGCTTTGCTAGGCTTGACTAAAGGGGTAGAAGCACACATTACAGCAATAAATACAAGACACAACCCAATAATTCTCCAAACCATTACAGCATATTAACAAACATCTGCTGTATAACTTTGCAGTCTCGAGCGCTATAGACTTCCAAGCCAAAATAAAGCATTACTGAGAGCTAAGCTGCCATTTAATTAGTGTCAAACAGTGCTGCACTAGACCATATTATATTCCACCACTCCCCAATCAGTGTGAAGGCAGTTTGATGTCAAATATATCAAGGAAAACCATCCCAAGATGAGGAATACCTTGCATCTACAAATCCGGGTGTCTTCCTTTTTGAAAAATCCATCATTTCTTTCAAgctctttttctatttttcctgTTGGTGCCTTTATGTCACCTGCTCTCTCAGTGACAGGGTAAGTGCTTCTCTGAATCCAATTGTAAGGTAACATTGTTGGTTTGGAGCACCAGGATGCCAGTTGTAGCACATACAGTTCAATTCGCTTCAAATGGGTAGACAGAAATATCAAATTTGGCATTTTCTTACAGACAATTCAACTCAACTTTTTAGATTATCCAATCATATTTAAGTGGATTTACAGAGATGAAAGTTTTATATAAAATTGTATATAACATTCTCCAATGTGAAACTACAATAAAGCTATATAGAAACTGAGGCGTCAGTAAATCACCAACTTGACATCAGACACGCCTGGAGACCAGTTGGTGCCCTCCTGGCAACCCCCGTTTGCCATGGAAACaaaatgtgtactccaaggcaAACTACTTAGCAAAAGAAAAACCTGAATTTTAGTGTTTTTGAgagttgaattttatttttttaaacttgttttgaTTCAGATTCTTGCATCACCACTTGGGAATGATGAATCCTATCAGAATTCCTCTTTCCTAAATT
This genomic window contains:
- the slc24a4b gene encoding sodium/potassium/calcium exchanger 4 isoform X2, translating into MEQHDTDTATPSKKTIIAKIFKVRKRREMLFVQVCFICSVLFVAWSMSALLTKTGHGMIVEGHPDHEIWGRRLMASVPENETEEKNCSAPAIHEFPDDFFTNDERKSGAIMLHIVAALYMFLALAITCDEYFVTSLEKICEKLDLSEDVAGATFMAAGSSAPELFASVIGVFITHGDVGVGTIVGSAVFNILCIIGVCGIFAGQVVMLTWWAVFRDSFYYILAVVALIAFIYDEKIVWWESLVLVLMYAGYILVMKFNSSMQKFFMGKSNKKNVANGNAAASSEMEDVKPSKAYSRGSVVMVDEIMNASPSKFRFPEAGLRVMVTSHFGPKTRLRMASRLIITEKLMQAANGVETQVIDGKVEIENGNVPEDKPSEVEENDTISPFHIPRGIGSKLKWLMSWPLLLLLFFTVPNCAKPRWEKYFMLSFILSTVWIAVFSYFMVWMVTIIGYTLGIPDVIMGITFLAAGTSVPDCIASLIVARQGLGDMAVSNTIGSNVFDILVGLGVPWAMQTMCVSYGSVVMINSRGLLYSVVLLLGSVALTVLGIHLNKWRLDLKLGVYVLVLYAVFLCFSIMIEYNVFTFVNLPMCMEE
- the slc24a4b gene encoding sodium/potassium/calcium exchanger 4 isoform X1 produces the protein MEQHDTDTATPSKKTIIAKIFKVRKRREMLFVQVCFICSVLFVAWSMSALLTKTGHGMIVEGHPDHEIWGRRLMASVPENETEEKNCSAPAIHEFPDDFFTNDERKSGAIMLHIVAALYMFLALAITCDEYFVTSLEKICEKLDLSEDVAGATFMAAGSSAPELFASVIGVFITHGDVGVGTIVGSAVFNILCIIGVCGIFAGQVVMLTWWAVFRDSFYYILAVVALIAFIYDEKIVWWESLVLVLMYAGYILVMKFNSSMQKFFMGKSNKKNVANGNAAASSEMEDVKPSKAYSRGSVVMVDEIMNASPSKFRFPEAGLRVMVTSHFGPKTRLRMASRLIITERQKLMQAANGVETQVIDGKVEIENGNVPEDKPSEVEENDTISPFHIPRGIGSKLKWLMSWPLLLLLFFTVPNCAKPRWEKYFMLSFILSTVWIAVFSYFMVWMVTIIGYTLGIPDVIMGITFLAAGTSVPDCIASLIVARQGLGDMAVSNTIGSNVFDILVGLGVPWAMQTMCVSYGSVVMINSRGLLYSVVLLLGSVALTVLGIHLNKWRLDLKLGVYVLVLYAVFLCFSIMIEYNVFTFVNLPMCMEE